A stretch of DNA from Candidatus Dechloromonas phosphoritropha:
CGCACCGGCGTTCTCATTGCCGGATGCCGATATGGCCAGGATCGATCTCGCAAGTTACCGGGGTGGGAAGCACGTCGTTCTCTTCTTCTACCCCAAGGACGGGACGCCCGGGTGCACGATGGAGGCCACCGACTTTTCGGATCACGAGGAGGAATTCGAGCGTCAGGATTGCGTGCTCTTTGGAATAAGTCGCGATGAATGCCTGAAACACGCCGAGTTTCGCGATAAAGAAGGCATCGGCACTGAGTTGCTGTCCGATACGGAAGGCGTCGTCTGCAAGAAATACGGCGTCTGGCAGGCCCGTCAAGTGGATGGCCACCGGAAGTTTGGGGTCGCTCGCTCCACGTTTATCATCGACAAGTCCGGCGTGATTCGTCACGCCCTCTACAACGTCAATTACAAGGGCCACGCACTGAAAGTGCTGCGCCTCGTCAAGGAACTCAATTCATGAACATGCAGGTTGCCAGGAATTCCGTCATTACCCTCGACTATCACGTCACCGATCCCGATGGTGAAGTGGTGGACGAAGGGCGTGAGCCGCTCGTCTATCTGCATGGGGGTTATGAAGATATTTTCCCGAAGATCGAGGAAGCCCTGCAAGGCAAGAAAATCGGTGAATCGGTCAATGTAAAGCTGCAGCCGGACGAAGCGTTTGGTGATTACGACGCCGAAATGGTCCAGGTCGAGCCGCGCAAGGATTTCCCCAAGGAACTCGAGGTCGGCATGCAGTTTGAGGGTGGACCGGAAGAGGGCGATGACGACGATTTCGTCATCTATCGCGTGACCGAGATCGCCGATGACAAGGTGGTGCTCGACGGCAACCATCCGCTGGCCGGCATGGCGCTGATTTTCACCTGCACGGTGACGGCGATTCGGGATGCCAGTGCCGAGGAACTGGAACACGGTCATGTCCACAGCGGGGACAATGACGAGGAAACCTGTCACTGAGCTGGTGGTGGCCAGGGGCGAGTCTCGAAGCGAAACAGTGTCGGTGAATCAGTGTCTATAATTCCGCGCGTCCAGCCCATCAGCGGGTAACCGAAGGTTTCGACACGGGTCAGGTTGGCGATTGGCTTTCCGTTGTCGCCGCGCAACGGATGATCAATCCGGCTGATATGGGTGTCGCCATGAACGGCAACCACCTGGCCACCAAAGGCCAGCGTTTCCCGACGTAAGGTTTCGAGAAATTCGCGAAATCCCCGGTGCACCAGACCTTGTGAAAAGTTCTTGAACCCGGGATCGGCCTGAAACAGCAGCACGATGCCGACCAGTTCTTCTTGCCGGGCGATCACGAAACTCTCTGTAAGCCAATGCAGAACAACGGGATTGCGTGCCTGGAACTCGGCGCTTGCCTGATCGCGCCAGCCAAAATTGTTGTCCGGCCCCGGTAGGTTGAGGGTGACAAAGAGGACTGGCCCGAGGCGGAAGCGCGAGTGTTCCGGGTAATCGCCCGGCTGCCGTTCAAGGGCTATCGTTTTGCGGCCCAGTGAGTCGGGACGCTGCCAGAACAGTACGCGTAGCGCGGCGAGCCTTTCCAGCGGATCGTAGGCACCGTTCGACAGGCGGCTGCAGTCGCTCCATTCGTTATCGCCCGGCACGAAAACGAAAGGTACACGGCTGGCAGCGAATAACTGCCGGCGATCCTTGAAGACTTCGTCGGCGCAACGGCCTTGGCCGTGCTTGATATCCCCGATATGGGCGACGAAGGCAACGTTGGTGTCGGCTATCGCGTCGAGCATGTGCGGTAATTCGCGCCGTTCGTAGTCCGAATAGGGTACGTCGCCAATCAGCGCGAACCGCCAGGTCTCGCCATGCGCCAGAAGCGACAAGCAGAGGCAGGCGCCAAGCAGCCAGCGTTTCATCGCGCCAATTTCTTCAGTTCATAGAGCGCATCGAGCGCCTGGCGCGGGGTCAGGCTGTCCGGGTCGATGGTGGCCAGTCGTTCAAGCGCCGGGTCAGGCTCCGGTTCAGCCGGTTCCGGCGCGCATTGCGCGAAAAGATCCGGTTGCAGCGGGTCGACTACAGCGCGCTGCTCGAATTCGCGCAGTTGCCTGCGCGCTGCCCGGACAACGGTGGCCGGAATGCCGGCCAGTGCCGCCACCTGGATCCCGTAGCTCTGGTTGGCCGGGCCTTCCTCGACCGCGTGCATGAAGACGATGCGGTCGTTGTGCTCGACTGCGTCGAGGTGCACGTTGGCCAATTCGGAATATTCGTGCGCCAGCCGGGTCAGCTCGAAGTAATGTGTCGCAAACAGCGTCAGGCAGCGGTTCTTGTCGATCAGGTGACGCAGGATCGCGAAGGCGAGCGCCATGCCGTCGAACGTCGAGGTGCCGCGCCCGATCTCGTCCATCAGCACCAGACTCTGCGCTGTGGCATGGTGCAGGATGGCAGCGGCTTCGGTCATCTCGACCATGAAGGTTGAGCGCCCGGAAGCGAGGTCGTCGGAAGCGCCGATGCGGGTGAAGATGCGGTCGAGTGGGCCGAGCACACAGCGGTCGGCGGGAACGTAGCTGCCGATATGGGCGAGCAGGGCGATCAGTGCCGTCTGTCGCATGTAGGTCGATTTGCCGCCCATGTTGGGGCCGGTGATCAGCAGCAGGCGGCGGTTTTCGGCGAGCCGGCAGTCGTTGGCGATGAACGTCTCGGCGCCGTTGACCATTTCTGCCTCGACCACCGGGTGGCGGCCGCCTGTTACGGTCAACCCGATTTCGGGGGTAAATTCCGGTTTGCTCCAGTTGCGTTTCAGCGCGG
This window harbors:
- a CDS encoding peroxiredoxin codes for the protein MLKVGDYAPAFSLPDADMARIDLASYRGGKHVVLFFYPKDGTPGCTMEATDFSDHEEEFERQDCVLFGISRDECLKHAEFRDKEGIGTELLSDTEGVVCKKYGVWQARQVDGHRKFGVARSTFIIDKSGVIRHALYNVNYKGHALKVLRLVKELNS
- a CDS encoding peptidylprolyl isomerase, which encodes MQVARNSVITLDYHVTDPDGEVVDEGREPLVYLHGGYEDIFPKIEEALQGKKIGESVNVKLQPDEAFGDYDAEMVQVEPRKDFPKELEVGMQFEGGPEEGDDDDFVIYRVTEIADDKVVLDGNHPLAGMALIFTCTVTAIRDASAEELEHGHVHSGDNDEETCH